The nucleotide window ATGACTTTGCAACTTGCAGATAGATCCATCAGGTAACCATATGGgatcattgaagatgttttagtaAAAGTTGACAAGTTTAATTTTCCGGTGGATTTTGTAATTTTGGATGTAGACGACAAGGTGCCGTTAATTCTGGGCAAACCATTCTTGGCCACATACAAAACTCTTATTAATGTCAAAGATAGTCTAATGGCACTCCACTTGGGAGAAGAGGAAGTTATATTCAAAATCCGAGACTCTATGCGAGATACaatggattttgatgatacttgttattatgTGGATGCTATTGATGACTTAGTTTCTGACTTTGTGCAGGATATATTTATAAAGGATGAGTTGTCTGAGCTGCTTGAGGACAACCCCTCTTGAGGACGAGGTCATGTATGAGGGAATAGAGGAGTCACAACGTCTAGAAGTGGCAAGGGTGGAAGCAGTCGTGCCCCCtgagccaccaatgaagaaAGTCTCCCGAGCAACTCGTTGGTGGAAAAAGGTGACCACCAAGAAGACAAAACCACCCATCTCACCGCCAGTTCCTAATCAACCCAATTCTTGGGCCTTTGATGAGATCAATTTAATCAATTCACTATTACCATATTCATGCATGTGTATTTTTGGTGGTGATAAGAGGTATCGATGTCACCAGCCTCCTTGAACGTGaaataggtacgtcaagctagtgacgtttgtgggatcgaaaatacgcgtcTGGCATCATGAAGAAGACACCAGATGATATATCGaaacacaaatatcatatttgttttgtgggttcttccattcctaa belongs to Dioscorea cayenensis subsp. rotundata cultivar TDr96_F1 chromosome 17, TDr96_F1_v2_PseudoChromosome.rev07_lg8_w22 25.fasta, whole genome shotgun sequence and includes:
- the LOC120281118 gene encoding uncharacterized protein LOC120281118; translated protein: MFKTLHINVPFVEALAHMPRYTKFLKELLTNTRKLEDVSSVTLSEECSALITNSFPKKEKDPGRFNIPCMIGGLIDEKALADLGANVLVKVDKFNFPVDFVILDVDDKVPLILGKPFLATYKTLINVKDSLMALHLGEEEVIFKIRDSMRDTMDFDDTCYYVDAIDDLVSDFVQDIFIKDELSELLEDNPS